The Faecalibacterium prausnitzii genome includes a window with the following:
- a CDS encoding SGNH/GDSL hydrolase family protein: MKKKLISLALSAAMLFAGFSISAFAEEPLTGSEPEPAAAEAVEEEENSLFRKPAAEQKPETTEEETPAEGEAADETAEPEEEKQPLYVALGDSICAGVGLTSVQYSHNLMGVDVSYNFKGYPDTCYVGQVAQTLGLDRDHAINLGLPGLMSADLVELVKTGKMSEMNTLSGCQYDYPEILGYLKEADIISIQMGSNDAFVPTVVAIGNATNWKSEDLASIVLSGNLRSKDPETRAAFQASMKKLKLTKSETDAVWNLVTSGMNKICSDAYPVSTANIRSVVETVRALNPDAQILLIGATNPVPLLPSWSNYFNKLNKFQKQLAEVYDIDYVAVPYAQTELDGHPTVSGHKYIAKKIMKAIQNG, from the coding sequence ATGAAGAAAAAACTCATCAGCCTTGCCCTTTCGGCGGCTATGCTCTTTGCCGGGTTCAGCATCTCTGCCTTTGCAGAAGAGCCGCTGACCGGGTCTGAACCCGAACCCGCTGCCGCGGAGGCTGTGGAAGAAGAGGAGAACTCCCTCTTCCGCAAGCCCGCCGCAGAACAGAAGCCTGAGACCACCGAAGAGGAGACCCCCGCCGAGGGCGAAGCTGCCGACGAGACGGCGGAGCCTGAAGAGGAAAAGCAGCCCCTGTATGTCGCACTGGGCGACAGCATCTGCGCCGGTGTCGGCCTGACCAGCGTGCAGTACTCCCACAACCTGATGGGTGTGGACGTCTCCTACAACTTCAAGGGCTACCCGGATACCTGCTATGTGGGCCAGGTCGCCCAGACCCTCGGTCTGGACCGCGACCACGCCATCAACCTCGGCCTGCCCGGCCTGATGAGCGCCGACCTCGTCGAGCTGGTCAAGACCGGCAAGATGAGCGAGATGAACACGCTCTCCGGCTGCCAGTACGATTATCCGGAGATTCTGGGGTACCTCAAGGAGGCCGATATCATCTCCATCCAGATGGGCTCCAATGATGCCTTCGTGCCCACGGTCGTTGCCATCGGCAACGCCACCAACTGGAAGAGCGAAGACCTCGCCTCCATCGTGCTGAGCGGCAACCTGCGCAGCAAGGACCCGGAGACCAGGGCCGCCTTCCAGGCCAGCATGAAGAAGCTCAAGCTCACCAAGAGCGAGACGGACGCGGTGTGGAACCTCGTCACCTCCGGCATGAACAAGATCTGCTCCGACGCCTACCCCGTCAGCACCGCGAACATCCGCTCCGTTGTCGAGACCGTCCGCGCCCTGAACCCGGACGCACAGATCCTGCTCATCGGTGCCACCAACCCCGTTCCCCTGCTGCCCAGCTGGAGCAATTATTTCAATAAGCTCAACAAGTTCCAGAAGCAGCTCGCCGAGGTCTATGACATCGACTACGTGGCGGTGCCCTACGCTCAGACGGAGCTGGACGGCCACCCCACCGT